From the genome of Papaver somniferum cultivar HN1 unplaced genomic scaffold, ASM357369v1 unplaced-scaffold_21, whole genome shotgun sequence:
aatgtttttcgcgacgtaaccgaactatggttcggttgagaaatattttgcgaaataaccgaactaaagttcggttgggaaatgttttttgcaactagACGAACTATtatgttcggttgggaaatgttttttgctactaaccCAAATattaaggttcggttgggaaatattttttgcGACTTTACCGAACCcttagttcggttaggaaatgatTTTTGCAACGTAAACGGACTGTTATTATGTTGGGAAATATCTTTGCGAAATAACCGAattaaggttcggttgggaaatgtttttgcaactaatcgaactattagggttcggttggaaaatgttttttgctactaaccaaactattagggttcggttgggaaatgttttctTGCGACATAACCGAATTAAGGTGCGGTCGGGAAtattttttttgcgaaatagGCAAACTGTTCTTCatattcatcatttccattaggttcggttagttctacaaagtttttcacatagttcctagccgaacttctctctgcaacttccattttcaactcatttgatggttaatactcatttttcaatcgaacgaggaacgtcaaggaaagagaaaagaagaagataacaaacttttttttcaaaactaaaaaatttcgattccccactgtttttgattttgattttgattttgattttgattaatagattcatttagattagatatatataattagatttatatagttattaggttagttttaatttaaattaaagtaaagggtaaatgtgtatttacctaactttaggacaccccttataagtatagggaggttggcctaataagaccatggtccccccaaaaaaaccatggtccctaaaaaatggttcttCTATAATAAATCATTGGGCTTCTTTCGTgaaatgttagggtaccgaccctaaactcgtcataagcccatgggtagaactcaactcgaaaaccggttgactagaagagggaacccattgacttataaactaccaattaagccccaattaagccccatctaaccaatgtgggactaggatcccaacatcccAACACATttccagacccaacgtcctcgttggcccactctatcgacacCAACACTTTCGggcatgggtcgtggtggttggctctgataccaattgttggggtaccgaccctaaactcgtcataatccatgggtagaactcaactcgaaaccggttaactagaagaggaaacccattgacttataaactaccaattaagcccTATCTAATGAATGTGGGACTAGAATCCCAAGAAACTAACAGGTTTCTCTAATAAACCATATTCCAAAATTACGGAACAACCTGTGCTGCCTGCAGCGTTCGCTATTTATCGGGGTACTAACTACAAACTGTATGTAAGATCCATGTGCTATTACAGAAGAAAAGGAGAATTTATTGTTTGGTTTTGCATATTTAAAGGTTTCTGACTTTAGTTAGATAGCAGACAAGATCTGAGTTGCATCCTCATATCCCTAGAATTAACGGCCCTATATCTCTTTCGAAGAAGAATTGAAAAACTAATACAAAACTCAGATTTCACATGGTATATTTATGATAAGAATCATAAATGATACTGTATTCGATCTGTTAATATCTCTATCATctctttttctaatttttaatAGTATAACCTTTATACAGTTTTGCTATAAAAAGACGATCATTGTGATGGTTATTCAAAACACAAAACACGAAACTAGTTGGCAATGGCTACAACTAAAACTTTCCCCTGTGCTTCCCTTGTAGTACTcattttcatctttgctattGTTGGTATGTTAGGTAAgtcatctctatttatacataCTCTCTTTGGATTACTAAAATTTTCAGCTTTTTAACTGATCTGATTTAATTTACATGCATATATACTAATCTTTGGGTTGTACATGACATATATATACATGTAGAGATGCCATCAGCTGCAGCCATTTCATGTGGCCCAGGGGAAACTCTAGCAGAAAGTAAATCGGTTTCTATGCCTACAATCTACTGTTTTGGTTGTCAAGAACAGTGCATAACCCAGTGCAAGTCTCAAGGAAGAGAAGTATCTAAGGTAGAGTGCAACTTTTGGAGTTCGGACCCAGCTGAATGCAAGTGCTGTTGTCGGTTACCATCCTCAACTCCAACACCCCAACCCACAAGTTGGGTTCAATGTCCAAGTGGAGAATCAAGCATGTTCTTTGCACTTAATAAAGTGGCACTTGATTGCAACCTTTGTGTTAATGGTTGTAAAACTAAATGTGATAGCATACGAGCTACAGTGAGCAGGGAAACCTGCTTTCAGACTTTTCGACAACCTACAACTCTTACGGATGACGGTTTGAATTGCCCTTGTTGTTGTAAAAAGGatcctccacctccacctccatcaccacctccaccttCTCATCCACCTCCATCACCACCCCCACCATCTCCATCTCCACCCCCACCATCACCTCCTTCATGTCCATCTCCACCCTCGCCAGGCACTTCTTGTGGATGTTGTAACGCGAACACCAACATTCAGATCTCTGTAAAATCAGGCTGCAATGTTAAAGTATCAACACCATCATCGTCTGCTGCTGGTTATTCTAGCCTCTAATATCCATATTACTATCTGCACTGTGTTTGCAGTCAGAATACGCATGTTTATCTCTTTGTTAGCCACAACAACTATAAGATGAAAGGAGCATCAATTAGAATCTAAAAAAGttgaaacaataaattattttagTTATAGTTAACCCAAATGCATTGTTGGAGATACGCACTCAGTTTAGATGGATATAATTTCAAATGTATGTGCATGATCCGTACTGCTAGTAAGTTTAATAAGAGTCTTGTTAATACAGGGAAACAATAATTTAGCCGTGGAGATATTACGGATATATGTACATTCACACCTGGATTTACGTATCTACAGATTAGCCATCCACTAGGCGCAGATTGTGTGTTCAGGGAACAGATGAACTGGGCGAGGACAGCAACAGATTGAATATTAAATTAGAAAATGGACTATATAGCTAAAATGGTACTTTTCCTGGGTCAAATGAACGGATAAACATTCcatctgggtcaaatggacaggAGAATCTTTTAATGGGAACAAACAGAATTATCCTTGTAGATACTAAAAACCACACTCGACGCGTGGCACAATTCAAGGGCAAGAGTAACTTAGCAAATATAGGGTTGTGTACATAGTATCTTAGCTTAGTTTCCTTAATTTGTAAGTAAAGTATATATGTGTAAAATGACTTCTAATCTCTAGTACATAACAAAAAGTAAAAGAGAggggatcaattttttttttctctaacttcatcttcttccccaaaaaactagatctagagcttcaaaactcattaatggagtcttatgtaaaccccaaaatttatagtgaagaaccatggatgtagatcccattatggatcgaaccatgtaaaaatctTGTGCCTCCTTTTCATTTTTAACAATTAATCTTTTATTTGTAGTTGAAATATGTTTATATCTTGGAAGGAAGTAGAAATGAAAATTTGGGCGTAGCTACGGATTTtccgtagttacattttggcgatagaaacagggacgagtaaagAATTTATCCACCTGCAACTTGTTGACTCAAAGAAAATCCGGAGATTCTCATGAAGTTTTGTCAAGCAAGATCCAACGAAGTTAGCTACTGCTAGTCATTAGTTCAAACAACAAACAACATCAGCTGAAGATATCAAAGAACAGGGGAAGATTTGGATTCAGAGAAAACGTCAACAACCATGATGAAATCAAACAAATCTAAACCAACAATTAGTCTCGAAAGGacaaatctcttttctgtttatTTAATTTTCTGTTCAACTATCCAGATCTAAAAATTGTTCACTAACTTGATTGGTTGTTTGTCGCATGATTAGATTTAGAAATTGAGACAAAATGGAAGCGGCGAAGTGGTACTGCAAGTTTCATGTGCATGAATTAATGTAGACGAAGGAGGGGATCGGTTGTATATAAGCTTCGTTAGCCGGTAATGACAAAGCCTTGATAGTTCACGAAGTGATCAATGGTGCGAGATAGAGGAGCAATGATATCTTCGTCAGCACACATGGAAGCTAAAGCCGTTCGTAACGCGTAAGTGGGATTTTATGAAGAACTATCTTCAGTTGGCCAGGACATATTCGAAAGGAACGAACCACGGAGGGAATAAAATCTGAGATGCTATGAAGCTTATTTCTCCACGGAAACACAAGTTTTAGGAAGACGAAACAGACTTCAACTCGACGAAGAAGTCCAGGCAAACCAAGAAACCCAGCGAATAAGAGATGCTATGAAGCTTATTTCTCCACGGAAACACCGTAAGCCGCCAGCGTGGTTCAACCCAGACTCGACGAATCAGTCTGGACGAGGTATCACCTTAAGTACACTTCGCATGATCAATCAGAATGCATATCTCGTCAACCATCAACCTCGGGACAGCTACCAATTCAAAGAAATATTATCATCTGCGAACAACCGATATAAAGCGAAGTTCAGTTAACTTCAGCAGCTCACCTCGTCTGTCAACCAATTCCAAAGCAACGAGAAACGAAACCAACAACCAAATAATCCCTTCGTGGATAAGGGCAGCAAAGGACGGAATGAGGCAGCACTGATAATGAGGAATTTTAGCCGGCGAACAAAACAACCAAAGGATCCAGgagcaaaggaaaagaaagaagaagtttaCTTTGATAGAGGTTCCAACGAACAACCCAAGCCAACAGCTCACTTCGTCATCTACCATCCACCTGCGAGATTCAAATGTCACTTTGTCCACCACCAACCAGCAAACTACTTCGTAGGAGGCATCTCGTGAAAGGGAGGATAACAAAAGAAGGGATAACTAACTCTGCGAAGTATCACTTCGTTGACAGCTACTCCGGCTGTTATATGCAACCAGTTCGTAGCCAACTACCTACTTCACC
Proteins encoded in this window:
- the LOC113339788 gene encoding anthrax toxin receptor 1-like, which encodes MATTKTFPCASLVVLIFIFAIVGMLEMPSAAAISCGPGETLAESKSVSMPTIYCFGCQEQCITQCKSQGREVSKVECNFWSSDPAECKCCCRLPSSTPTPQPTSWVQCPSGESSMFFALNKVALDCNLCVNGCKTKCDSIRATVSRETCFQTFRQPTTLTDDGLNCPCCCKKDPPPPPPSPPPPSHPPPSPPPPSPSPPPPSPPSCPSPPSPGTSCGCCNANTNIQISVKSGCNVKVSTPSSSAAGYSSL